Genomic segment of Alistipes sp. ZOR0009:
CTAAGGCCAACGCCCAAATCGGCCTGCAGGCTATGCTCGGCCTTAAGCGCAGCGTTGCCAGCTTCGTAGCGCAAGGTTCCCTCGTGCACGCCGTTGGAGCCGAGCTCGGCAATGTTAGGAGCCCGGTATCCTCGCGAGAGGTTTGCCTTGATATAGGCCACCTTTGAGAGCTGATAGGTGGCTCCGACGCTCCCCGAAATGCCGTTGAAGGTGCTCGTAAAGGCAGAGAAACGCTCGGTGGCCCCAGCAAACGGATGCTCTGAGGTCTCTTCGTTCGCCCCTACAAATAAAGCCTTGGAGTCAATACGGCGGTTATCAAAACGAATGCCACCTGTAACATCCAACCTTCCAAAGTTTCGCTTTACAATGGTAAAGATACCGTAATCGAAGAGGTGATACTCGGGAACAAGCACCTCTTCGGCCAAGTTCTGCGATCGTTGGAACATGCCATTAACGCCAGCGGCAATGTCGAAGCCACCAACTTGGGGTAGCTGGTACTGAAAGTCGTAGTTTACCGTACTGAGCTTAAAGTAGAGCTCTGGGGTAGACGGTTCCAGAACATTAGCAAACTCCTTTCTCCTATTCTGCTGAAAACCGATAATGCTCTTCAGGTGGCCATCGCCCAAACGGACAAAGGAGCTTAGCACCGCCTTGTAGTGCCCCACCTTCTGAAAGGGAACGCTCGGATTGTAGCTCTTCGAATCGGAGGAGGATACAATGCGGCTCTCCTCTGCGCCATTAACATCCACTTTTTTTATGAACTTACCCGTCAAATCGTCCCTATCGCCCTCTACAATTCCTGGTTTTAGGTTGTAGTAGCTAAGAATTAGGTTGGAATACCCCCAATCTCTCTTTATGCCGAGCGTTGTACTAAAGCTATGTTCCCTAAAACCGGAGTTAAAGACATAGCCATCATACCGATTCTTGTAGTCGTGGGCCAATCGGCCGCTGGCACGAAAATCCCACACAAAGAATCCCGCGTTACCCGTCACGTTGGCCGATGTTCCAATCAATCCGTTGTTGGTTTGGTACTCGGAGGTCACACTTCCGCCCATCTTCTTATCGGCAGGCAACGGAGCAGATATCAGGTTAATGACACCAGCCATTGCATCGGAGCCGTAGGCCAAACTGGCCGGTCCCTTTAGTATTTCTACCCTATCAACACCAAACTGGTCAACCTCAACGCCGTGCTCGTCTCCCCACTGCTGGCCTTCCTGCCGAATGCCATCATTCACAACCAGCACACGGTTGTAGCCCAAGCCCCGAATAACAGGCTTAGAGATGCCGGCACCCGTTGTTATCTGCGAAATGCCGGGCTGAACCGACAGGGCATCTATAATATTGGTAGAGGAGATCTGAGTGAGCATCTTTTGAGATACAACAGCCACTGGAGAGGCCACCCTTTTCTGCTCCGAAGCCTTAGACATTCCTGTAACCACCACCTCGTTTATCTCGGTAGCGGCAGGCTCCATTTTAATCAGCACCTCGGAGTTCCGAAATACCTCCACAACGCTTGTCCTATACCCTACAAACGAAGATTGAAGCAGCACCTTCGATGCGGGAGTATTCGCGAGATGAAATCTACCCGTAGAATCGGTAGTAGTTCCCATTTTAAAATCAGGTAGGTAGATGGAAACCCCAACCAGCGGAGCTTGGCTTCTCGTATCTACCACCGCACCCTTAATACCACCCTGCGCCACCGCTCCAACAGCAAGCAGCATGAATAGCATAAAAATATATTTTCTCATTTTAATCTCTTTGATGAATAACAATAGCACATCAGAACAGGGCTATTGAAGCCATATCCTAAATGCACAGGCAATAGAATGCCAGGAGTAGTGCTAAGCTAGCATACCCAAAGGCCCTTGGATTATCAGCAAGAGTGAGGAGGAGCGCGTAGTGAGTAGTAGAACTGGGTAGCGACAAAAGGAATAGAATCGTTTAGGGCAACCCATCGGAATAGGACAGAAAGCGATGGAAGCGCGACTCCGTTTCCATCAACAATAAAGGAAAGGTACTCAAACTGGAAAATTTCGCAACTTTCTACCGGTTGGTGAATGTTGGTATTAACCCTGTCGATAGCAACATAGGCAATATCGTGGTGGTGAACCGCCTTTAAAAACAGCGGATACAGAAAGACAGACAACAATGCCGTCGAAATAGCTATCCGTAGTTTTTGCCTTAGCTGCAACATAACTTCAAAATTACTCGATTAAAGTTTTTTCGAAGGACAAAGTTCAACAACCCGCCGACAAATAAGCTTTTTTAAACATTTCTCCTTAAAACCGTTTGACAATTTACTTTAATTGCTATTTTAGTCCAGCTATAATAAATAGCCACGCTTGGAGTACCAACGCAGCAATGAAACAGAAGCCACGTCCACAAGTTAGTAGGATGGTATTGTGAAATACCTGTTGCCTCCTAAAGGTTATGACCAAAAGCAAAACCAGTAGCCATAAAAGAGCGCATCGCCAACCGACAGAGGATTAAACAGCCAATATTATTCAGCCAAAACATTGAAATTCTATGGAATTCAATTCGACAATACTAACACTACCGGGCCATGCAGGATCTGGAGAAACACACTGGCAAACCCTTTGGGAAAAGGAGTTTGGCTTTAAGCGCATCGAACAAAAAGATTGGATAAACGCAGTTTGCGACGATTGGGTAGAAGCAATAGAAGCAGAAGTTAATAAGCACGATCCGGAGAATGTAATAATAGTCGCCCATAGTCTTGGCTGTATCGCCCTTGCCTACTGGTGCGAACGCTACTCCCCCTACATAAAAGGCGCCCTTTTGGTTGCTCCCTGCGATACAGAAGCCGTTACCGCCCCTCTCACCATCGAAGGCTTTGAACCGATTCCTGAAATTGAGATGCCATTTCCCACCATTTTGGTTACGAGCTTAGACGACAACTTCGTTAACTACGAAAGGGCGGAAGCTTTTGCCGAGTGCTGGGGAAGCGAACTGGTAAACATCGGAAAAGCAGGGCACATTAACCCCGCTTCGGGATACGGCAAGTGGCACTGGGGGCTAGAACTCCTAAAAAGATTAGACGAAGAGTAAACAAAAAGAGGGAGCCATACAACTCCCTCTAGTATATTTATTACGATAGCTTACTGCTTAATATCCCTTGCTGTAACAAGGAAAAATACCACCTTCCGCGAAATGCGATAACCGAAAAAAGCCCACACCGGAATTAAGAATATCTGCACTATCAGTGGTAGAATTACGCCTACAAGGAGCAATGCACCATACCAAACGGCAAAACAAAGCCCCAAAATCAAAGCAGACAGCCAGATTGGAATTACCAAAAACTTTCCGCACTTACATTTTTGTGGAGAAATCCCTGTTATTGTACCAATTGTAGGTTTTACTTCATTCTTACATGATGGACAGACAAAGTTGGCATCCCCTGCAGCCTTACTATTCTTTTTGGCCATTTAAACGTTTAAAATTTCTGATGCAAGTATATAAAAAGTAGCACTGAAAACTATTGGCGAAAGTAGCTAATCTCCGAAGAAAGGTCTAAAAAGGAGTACCTTTTTTGCAAACGTTCAGAAACGTCTGCCATCTTTGCCTTAAACTTAAAATGCTCCACCGTATTTGCATTAAACGGCCGATGTTCTACCGCGCGTATCACCTTTTCCACATCGGCCATTACCCGCTGCGACTCCTCATCAGCCGCCGCAAGCACAAATCGCTTAAAGATGATGTCGACAGCCTGGCCAGATGGATGCACCATATCTTCAGCATAAAAGCGATAATCTCTGAGCTCATCCATCATTATTTCGTACGAAGGGAAATAGTATACACCATCCACCCGTTCGGCAAGTTCGTGACAAGCAACCAACAAATTCGATTTACTTCGCTGATTCTCTACTAACCCATCCTTTACATGCCGGATGGGACTTACCGTGAGCACTATTTTTAGCGAAGGATTCAGCCTTCTTGCCGCTTCGATGGCAGTGCCCAACAGTTCGACCACCTGAGCACAGCCAACAAATACTCTATCGAAGGCTGAAGAGGGAGTCTTATGGCAGTTTGCCACAGTATTTCCGGTATCTTTCAATCGGTAAGCCCAAGATGTACCCAGCGTAATAATCAAATGAGACGAGTCACGCAGCATGATTGCCCCCACATCTATAGTCTGATTAATTTTCGACAAGCAATCGTCCCTATCAGGTCCAGAAAAGGAGGAGTGATGGCTATAGCTGCACCAAATTCCGTTCTGCTCAAAAAGATCTGAGGCTTCAAGATGACAGGGCGAAGCCAAAGCATGAATGCTCTGAGCAACAGATAAGGGGTTGTAAATAACACCAAAAGGGTTTACCATCACTGGCATCTTCAGCCTCACCAACTTCTGCCCGATGTTGGTTGCAAAGCAGGAGCCCATCATCATAAACGGACGGCGGTAACCTAGCTTACTTTCTAATTGGGGAATATCTACCTCTGTCTGAAATTTATCGAAACTAAACATGATAACAATCTTGTTAAACAAAGATACAACAAAAGCAAGATGAAGCTCTAAAGCAAGAAAACCTGCCAAAGCAGGTCTTCTGAGGTATTTTTGCTAGAACTGGATAATAGCCTGCGCTTGTGCCATCTGAAAACTTCCACTTGGTAATGTAATACTTGACAGTTTCCCCCAGTTGTACTCCATTGTTAGTATAAAGTTTTTCAGTGGATAGAATGATACAGCCGCCGAAAAGCCTTTTACAACGCCTCCATTAAAAGAGCCATTCGCTTCTTTTCCGTTGGGAAGATCGGTGTAAATTCCGTTTACCAAATAGCCTTTGGAATCGTTCAAATCGGTATAAGAGTAGCGAATCCCAACATTAATACTTCCCAGTCCAGATTTTGCTTGAACAGCATCTAGGTCGTTATACGCAATTCCTTTACCTCGAACCTGGTAAATAGCCTGCGCATAGTATCCCTGGTAGTGCTGATTATCGTATCCCGACTTCGCCTTCACAAAAGCATTCATGTATTCCCCCTGAACAGCCAGCTTCTGCCAAATTCCAAGAAACTCTACACTTAGCTTATCCTGATATTTTGCAAACGGATTTTTTACAGATATGAGCTGATTTCTGTCGACATTGGTTTCGGCCCTCGAACCATAGTTCACCGTTCGTAATTCGATCTCTTTGCCACTAGCATCCTTCGAAAGATTATTAGCATCTGACCGACGGATGGTGTTTGAAAAACCAAACTGCAGAACATGGCTACCGCTATTAAGTGGACGATAAAGAACTCGGTTGGTAAAAGCATAACCCTTACTTCCTTTTATTTGGTCTAACAAATCTTGCCCAAAAACACCTGCCTCCGCAAAAAAATTAGAAACCACATAGCGAGCAGCAACGCCAAGATTACGGCTACAACCAAAGGCTTGTCCCGGAGTTGGCACAGATATAAAGAAATTCTCGGTAGAGCTCGCATAGGCAGCAGGAGAAAAAGACTCTCGAAAATTGCCAAGCGTCACCGTAAGATTTTTGTCAACAAAGTAACGAAAGGCAACATCTCGGGGAACAACGCTACCCAAAGCAAAATCAATCTCAGCCCTAAAATCTGTTCGAGAAGAAAGAATCGTAGAAAAGCGCACCCTCAGCTCGCTAAATGTTACCCCATCGCTCATTACAAAATCAGGCTGACGAGTAAAGTAAGCCCCATCCATATTAACACGACCGCTTACTTTTACTTTACCAACTGCAGTTGAATCAAAAATTTGTGCATGAGTAGCCACCGAAGAAAACAGCATTGCTACTAGCATCGTAAGTCTTGCTAACTTAATGTTCATCTTTTTATGGTTAAGAGTACAAACAAAGGTAGGATGATTTGCAATTATTAACAATATGAAATTATTCACATTTATCAATTCGAGATGAAGCCTGATTTTCAACCACAATCTGCATATTCCTTGTAAAACCGCTGTATTTCGTTCGCTTTACTGCCGATTTTCTAAAAATTTCCGCAAACCTATCTTCGTTCAATGCAGTCCAATCTTCTAGACTACTACTTAAAATAGCCTGCCGAGGTGCTAGCTCCTGATGATTATGAGGAGCGACACGCACATTCCACGGACACACATCCTGACAAGTATCACAACCAAATACTCGGTTGCCTATCAGAGGCTTAATCGAATCTGGAATAATACCCCTATTTTCGATGGTATGATAAGATATACACTTACGGGCATCTACAACTTTAGGCCAAACAATCGCACGAGTTGGGCATGCATCAATGCAACGCGTACAACCACCACAAGAGGACTTTAAAGGTGTAGCATAATCAAGCTCTACATTTAGCATGAGCGTCCCTATAAAAAAGAATGAGCCCAAATCTTTGTTGAGCAAAAGAGAGTTTTTTCCAATCCACCCCAATCCAGCGCGTACCGCCCAAGCGCGTTCCATCACAGGTGCAGAATCGACAAAAGGTCTACCTTCCACTTCTGGGTATTTCTTTTGTATCACCTTCAACAATTCCCATAGCCTGTCCTTAACCACAATATGATAATCTGTGCCATAGGCATATTTTGCAATTTGAGGAAGATTGGAAGATTGCACTTCTGCTGGCTTATAAGAGAAAAGAGCAACAACAACAGACTTAGTCCCCTCTACAAGTAGCATTGGATCTACTCGCTTTTCGAAATGCCCTTCCATCCACGCCATATCGGCATGATAACCCGAGCTTAGCCAATCTTGCAAACGCAAAGCGTCTCCATCAAGTCTCACTGCACGAGCAAAACCTACGGCATCAACCCCTAACGCGGCAGCCATTTCGCGAATAGCACGACTTGTTTCTGTCACATTTTCCAAATTCATAGCCCAAAGTTATGATTTTGAAATCGTATCTACCCCCTATTATCAAATAAGATGCTATTCGTCTAAAAAACTATTTAACACAAACTCCAGTTTCAGATAGGAAGCATACAGACAAATGAAAAAAAATGACAACGATGACATAATTATGTTTGATGGATTGTGGTTTTCTTTGTTTTCATAAACATATGCTAATAACTATAGGAAAAACGATTAACAACATTTAGTTGTTACGACAAAGGCTGGTTCTGTTCATTTAATGTAAAAGCTCTATCGGTGGATGGGGCTTTTACTTTAAAAAATACTCAGGTTACAGCATAAAAAAAGCGCACCAAAAAATGGTGCGCCCTATTCCCAATACATAAAATGATTCAAAAATGAGGGGCAAGATCGGCGTACATTTATAGGGGGAAAACATGCCAATAGCCAATCTTACTCCCTCATGCTTTTTTCCCTATATTCCAACACCCCTACGCTTTCTGTGCAAGCTCATCTTTAAGTCTTGCAATCGTATCCTCATAGTCTCTCGACTTTCTATACATTTCTTCTTGGGCAGCCTGCATCTCTTCCATATTCTGGCGCAACTCTTCTTCTTGGGCTCCCATTTCTTCGGCATACTGCTTCGTTTGATCTAATAAACGCTGAGTACGCTCATTAATTTTTACGCTTGAAATTGCAGAAGCCAACCCTTCAGCTGCTTTTGTTAGATATTCTATTACATGGCTATCAAACTCCTTAAATGAGGCGATTTCAAACACACCTACAATCTCTTCATTATTCATCAAAGGAATGATGGCCAAGAAATTTGGATTCTTATCGCCTAAACCCGATGTTATAGAAAGATAGTCTTGAGGGATTTCTGATAGCAAAATAGGTGCCTTCTCGTAAATGCAACGCCCTATAAGTCCCTCTTCTATAGGAATACGCTTTTGCATCATTTTCTTACGGCTATAAGCAATACAGGCAACTAAATCGATATAACGTTCGTTGGTATCAGTATCGTCAATAACAAATATACCACCCTGAATGGCGCCAGTGTACGAAATAATTTCCTTAACAATGGCTGTACAAAGCTGCTTAATGCTGGTATTTTCGCGACGAACAGCCTCATGAATTCGTGCATTTCCGGTTATCTTCCAGCTACGAAGCTCATCTTCATGCCTACGCTTCTCATCCGCTTCTCGCGCATCGATAAGGTTTTGCTTCATCTCAACCATCGCCTTGCCAATGACATCCTGCTCATTTTTAGCTTCCATACTTACATCTAGATTCCCATGGCCTACCTCATCGGCAAAATGGGCCAAATTCTTTAAACTAAAAGTAAGCTGGTTTAAACCTTCAACCATCTGTCCGATTTCATCATTCGAATGAATGTCTAATTCTTTGGCCATACCCAAACGCCCTTCCGATATCAAAGACAGCTGCTCGGAAGCCAACACAACAGGCCTAGTAAGCATTCTAGATAAAATATTGGTGACATATACCAACACCAACAGACCTACAATTATAAGAAATATGGTAACCAGAGCCAGCATATGCGTTTCGTGAAGCATTTTGCTTGTGGGAACAACCGTACAAAACGACCAAGTATACTTTGTTCCGTCAAATGAGATTGGCACAAAAACTTTATAGGCTTCACCCTTAAAGGTGCTTGAGTAAACGTAATCAGAGAAGAGTTCATTTTTTTTAACTCGTTCTATAATAGCATCGGTATCATCACCTTCATCCGTTTTATGTCCAATTTGCCCCTTATCTGCATGGGCAACCACGATACCAGTACCAGTAATTATCTTACAAGCACCATCTTCTGCTTTTAGCGCTTCTGAGACTATCTTATTAAGGTAATCAACTTTAATTATATAGCCTGCGGCTCCAACTATTTTCCCGTCAACTTTAAGCGGTACTGCAATATCAAAAAGCCACGTTCCACTT
This window contains:
- a CDS encoding TonB-dependent receptor codes for the protein MRKYIFMLFMLLAVGAVAQGGIKGAVVDTRSQAPLVGVSIYLPDFKMGTTTDSTGRFHLANTPASKVLLQSSFVGYRTSVVEVFRNSEVLIKMEPAATEINEVVVTGMSKASEQKRVASPVAVVSQKMLTQISSTNIIDALSVQPGISQITTGAGISKPVIRGLGYNRVLVVNDGIRQEGQQWGDEHGVEVDQFGVDRVEILKGPASLAYGSDAMAGVINLISAPLPADKKMGGSVTSEYQTNNGLIGTSANVTGNAGFFVWDFRASGRLAHDYKNRYDGYVFNSGFREHSFSTTLGIKRDWGYSNLILSYYNLKPGIVEGDRDDLTGKFIKKVDVNGAEESRIVSSSDSKSYNPSVPFQKVGHYKAVLSSFVRLGDGHLKSIIGFQQNRRKEFANVLEPSTPELYFKLSTVNYDFQYQLPQVGGFDIAAGVNGMFQRSQNLAEEVLVPEYHLFDYGIFTIVKRNFGRLDVTGGIRFDNRRIDSKALFVGANEETSEHPFAGATERFSAFTSTFNGISGSVGATYQLSKVAYIKANLSRGYRAPNIAELGSNGVHEGTLRYEAGNAALKAEHSLQADLGVGLSTEHISAELNLFSNRVFNFIYLHKLQNRLGQDSTIDGASVFKFTSGDARLLGGEVRFDIHPHPFDWIHLENSFSYVLARLKDQPDTSKYLPFTPAPRLLSSIRFEARKVARGLGNGFFMFDVESTFAQNNVYTAFNTETRTPSYVLLNAVLGVDLIRKGITRASLQVGVNNLTDRAYQSHLSRLKYAPENLATGRSGVYNMGRNVTFRVAVPF
- a CDS encoding GAF domain-containing protein codes for the protein MGMIKRVKEYYLNSSIRVKINISIVGAAGIILLVLLSIVSLRSRSIVLDNAEKAATALGKENSSKAVEFVNSKESALQMMASSFESQSGMLDMKFDLYKNTIRHVLEEDQEVYAIWYIEDFKVSDSSQVQKFLHCKEAAVDSKMLLSKVETDFGYSQVKSTGEVWISDPINVSGTWLFDIAVPLKVDGKIVGAAGYIIKVDYLNKIVSEALKAEDGACKIITGTGIVVAHADKGQIGHKTDEGDDTDAIIERVKKNELFSDYVYSSTFKGEAYKVFVPISFDGTKYTWSFCTVVPTSKMLHETHMLALVTIFLIIVGLLVLVYVTNILSRMLTRPVVLASEQLSLISEGRLGMAKELDIHSNDEIGQMVEGLNQLTFSLKNLAHFADEVGHGNLDVSMEAKNEQDVIGKAMVEMKQNLIDAREADEKRRHEDELRSWKITGNARIHEAVRRENTSIKQLCTAIVKEIISYTGAIQGGIFVIDDTDTNERYIDLVACIAYSRKKMMQKRIPIEEGLIGRCIYEKAPILLSEIPQDYLSITSGLGDKNPNFLAIIPLMNNEEIVGVFEIASFKEFDSHVIEYLTKAAEGLASAISSVKINERTQRLLDQTKQYAEEMGAQEEELRQNMEEMQAAQEEMYRKSRDYEDTIARLKDELAQKA
- a CDS encoding RBBP9/YdeN family alpha/beta hydrolase — encoded protein: MEFNSTILTLPGHAGSGETHWQTLWEKEFGFKRIEQKDWINAVCDDWVEAIEAEVNKHDPENVIIVAHSLGCIALAYWCERYSPYIKGALLVAPCDTEAVTAPLTIEGFEPIPEIEMPFPTILVTSLDDNFVNYERAEAFAECWGSELVNIGKAGHINPASGYGKWHWGLELLKRLDEE
- a CDS encoding porin, which codes for MNIKLARLTMLVAMLFSSVATHAQIFDSTAVGKVKVSGRVNMDGAYFTRQPDFVMSDGVTFSELRVRFSTILSSRTDFRAEIDFALGSVVPRDVAFRYFVDKNLTVTLGNFRESFSPAAYASSTENFFISVPTPGQAFGCSRNLGVAARYVVSNFFAEAGVFGQDLLDQIKGSKGYAFTNRVLYRPLNSGSHVLQFGFSNTIRRSDANNLSKDASGKEIELRTVNYGSRAETNVDRNQLISVKNPFAKYQDKLSVEFLGIWQKLAVQGEYMNAFVKAKSGYDNQHYQGYYAQAIYQVRGKGIAYNDLDAVQAKSGLGSINVGIRYSYTDLNDSKGYLVNGIYTDLPNGKEANGSFNGGVVKGFSAAVSFYPLKNFILTMEYNWGKLSSITLPSGSFQMAQAQAIIQF
- the queG gene encoding tRNA epoxyqueuosine(34) reductase QueG, with the protein product MNLENVTETSRAIREMAAALGVDAVGFARAVRLDGDALRLQDWLSSGYHADMAWMEGHFEKRVDPMLLVEGTKSVVVALFSYKPAEVQSSNLPQIAKYAYGTDYHIVVKDRLWELLKVIQKKYPEVEGRPFVDSAPVMERAWAVRAGLGWIGKNSLLLNKDLGSFFFIGTLMLNVELDYATPLKSSCGGCTRCIDACPTRAIVWPKVVDARKCISYHTIENRGIIPDSIKPLIGNRVFGCDTCQDVCPWNVRVAPHNHQELAPRQAILSSSLEDWTALNEDRFAEIFRKSAVKRTKYSGFTRNMQIVVENQASSRIDKCE
- a CDS encoding GSCFA domain-containing protein, with the protein product MFSFDKFQTEVDIPQLESKLGYRRPFMMMGSCFATNIGQKLVRLKMPVMVNPFGVIYNPLSVAQSIHALASPCHLEASDLFEQNGIWCSYSHHSSFSGPDRDDCLSKINQTIDVGAIMLRDSSHLIITLGTSWAYRLKDTGNTVANCHKTPSSAFDRVFVGCAQVVELLGTAIEAARRLNPSLKIVLTVSPIRHVKDGLVENQRSKSNLLVACHELAERVDGVYYFPSYEIMMDELRDYRFYAEDMVHPSGQAVDIIFKRFVLAAADEESQRVMADVEKVIRAVEHRPFNANTVEHFKFKAKMADVSERLQKRYSFLDLSSEISYFRQ